The Alligator mississippiensis isolate rAllMis1 chromosome 3, rAllMis1, whole genome shotgun sequence DNA window ATCAGGCAGGatgttggagtagatgacctccagaggtcccttccagccctgcttttctatgattcttcttCTTCTATACATATGACAATCTTTTAGACAACCTCATATGGTAATATCTCATATTTGTACAACTTTGCATAAGCATAATCGACACATGAACTGTTATCGTTGTAGACTGATTTGTtacctgatgaagtgagcttcggctcatgaaagcttgtactATACAGAtatcaatatagatatagatggttaggctataaagtgcaaatctacttGGCCTTCTAGTCTTCTATttgacttgagactaacatggctaattatttgaactttttaaaacttttgaaaCTAATTACTtgaactttttaaaatctttcctgTATTAAATAGGAGAGGAAAATACAATTCTTACTTACAGTACAATAGAATACCACTATCCTTCTCCACAGCCAGTCTCCCTGCCCTTTTAAATGTGAGCCATAGTGAAATGAAGATGTTTGAGTTTTGGTCACCCAAGTGAAAGTCTATGTTTTATTGAGATTAAATAAATAAGGAATCATATTATTAAACAGCTGAGACTGTTGAGTGGCTATTTTTTGAGGAAAACCTTGGTTCTAGTTCATAAAGAAGGGAttaaagaaatgggaaagaaattaAAGCAAAGTATAAATAAAGCATTTTTCTGATGCTGTCATAGTTCAAAATGATAGTTAAAATGATCAAAAATAAGTTATAGTCAACTCTGAGTTATTGTTTGACTTAGTTGTCAGGTAATTTGTTTATAATGTACATATTTCAGCATTTCTGTGAAACACTGCTAAATAACATGCAGAAATACAGCTAAAATGACAATCAAAGAACATGGTTCTCTTGTACAAGCTATgacggggagggggagaaggatcATAAAAGCAGGACTATAAAAGTATTCCCTTACTGGACCTAACTTTACATCAGATGCTTATGACTGGAGggtataaatataaaaatcacaTGGAATGACAGGCCCCAATCATAAGAAATCCTGACACTAGTCCTCTGGGATATCATTAAACTGTCTAGGAAAGGATCAAAAATGTCTGTATAGACATTTCAAGGGTAATACTGATGATAGTTATTCAACACGCCATACATTATCACCACTCCAGAAAATGACCTCTGCATTTTGAGGATTATTTCTTACTAAAGGTCTAATCTTCTAAAACCCAAACATTTAGGTCTACTGTTTTAAATCAATGCCATTATTTTCGCCCCTTCCTTTTGTATAAAACTTGAAACAATTTTTATCTCAATTGCCCTTCTTGTGTTAAATCTTATTGATGTCAATGGGATTGTATAGATGGACCAAAGAGAGTAACTAAATTATATTTACGTGCAAGTGGTATAAGGGAGAGGAAAATCATACCCACAGCATATAGAACTTGTTTTGTATAATAGAAAATACAATACCAGCAAAAGATGTCTTTCCTATGCTTACGTTGCTGTTTTACTGTCTGATCTCCAGTGGCAAGGGAGAGAAGTGAATGATTCTAATGGATATTACATATTATAGTAACTACTTGTTATTGAGTTggaggtatttagaaaaatgtcTGATAAACACTTGGAAAATGGACGCTAGTAAGCATATATTTAAAACAGTGTGAAGAACATTTTGTTTGTAACTCATTTAGACCATTTTGCTTTGTGGCCCTTTGTGAGGTAGAAGGCTAACTTCTATTTTCATTGCTTTCAGTTTGAATCAGTAATTCCATTGATTAGCACAGAGATTCTCACCGATGGAACTGAAGACAAGTTTGACTCTAACTATACCGGTAATTACCTCAATATTCAAAACCGGTATTTCAAATACTCAAATCTATTATTTGACAAGACTTGACTCATCAAACTGGATGAAATTCATTGATCAGGAAAAAGAGCTGGCAACTGAATCAATCTAGACTGTAAAGGTCAGAATTAAGCCTGTATTAATTCTTCACTGGAAATAAATGTGCTCATAACAATACAAGAGAGGCTCTGGGTTCTTTGCTTGTATGCCTTTCAcagcactccccctccctcctgcttttccaccGATAGTAGTCTaatcaccagagatcctggttttccttgtttaaaaatcccaaattctctgggaaaaaaacctgcaaattttctgattaaagccccccaaatctgtgtttttccatgattaaaatcaCCTTGAACACCAAAGTGAAcaccatgttttattgatatatttacaattttaaagcagtttggaagcctaccagtgcctcaatcactgtaataaaattCATTCTAAATGTccatacattttggcatttggttTTAGGtttctttatcatggaaaatcagagttccctttgcccctttcactcaccagtgtggaatcagaaaaaatatatgccttaaactttgattattttagttataagatgacataaccgctttgtggagaattgctggctctgtatagtaaaacagataagagaaagtgtttgttctttgtaactcctctgcaactgcttcgctcaccgcggccttgaagatagcaaaaaaatatgtacaaatctgatttccaggtgcaagaaggaggtttgtgaactaacctcacctcccccattagttcccatcctgattacagcaaagaaataatgaaataatattatagccgcttttcatgctaatttcactgtTTGAACacatgagttgtaagcaactgttaaaaagtatataagcctcctgattttgctcttgcaggggggggaccccttccaagtgcttgggaaacccatgtcactttggaatcccccctacagctgtagtttcttttgaataaaagcttctgctgacctgacccaaaagtatgctgcttgtgtttccacgacaattcctggtgccgtgactcagatccagaacacaggctgaggaaggaggaccgcagactgcccccccccccgaaccccgaggcgccaaacttgagaggtaagagacctaattcaaaatctctattggggtttcggaggaggactgcctgtaggctcccaacttggccgtggtaactggatctgcaccttattaaaacaggtcagtctgaaccttactgctggctaaaattttctgtctggtaaaggatcccattttgtgtctggtaacgtacgttttatttagggagaaactgtttgaggcaccttcatccaacagcacatagggcttgtagttaattaactaaggcggtgtgggggaggaggtctggctgactgaataaatgtgtatgtgtgtgtatttagaaatatgagccactgaccaggtctgagactacggttgggttcagctgccccaattctgcctgacagggcagttttgaaagcaagggggcccaactggaacctgacccagtggacagggcgtctgagtgattttgtcttttccaaaccccttgtcccagtagcttctgctgagagcaggagtgaaaggatccctcttgtgtttccctccccatttccattttatgagccagtgtcaggtcagaagccttttgtctgggcagtgaaaaactgcggggcaaggcactgagcgacccggacatcctaaataagcctctcctacgtctccctgtgtgactgaaaatgggaacaagtcagtctaaacaagttcctgtcccccctaaggggactccagcatactttatgtacacacactattctcccgagacttgcaagtacctggataagtggaactggtatactagggatgatcctgtgaagcattttccacaggaaggaacatttgatcaggataaaatagtgcacttgagaggggctttagagtcccgtggatccaaaacaccacaaaaccagtgggacgtgtTCTTTTATTGCTATGATAAAATGtccaaaaggcagacagaatctcaaactaggagcctaaaagactctcaagaaaaattaaaacagcagttaaaagctgttcgggagaaattggctgctcccccaaattacacgccggccaccacTCCGATGtgtccagcattgcccggggcgcccccaccaccggagccagcagaggatatccttgacctttgttcgaaccctgctctcctgggactcccacatcagcaacaaccagttcaacatcaggctgcagcccaggccagtaacccattagctgaagctccttcagtaaatccatccacggagcttaatagtccagactcatccaccatatctgccactcaatcatcaccagtgtggcaatttactcctaggtcacaacccaccacaggtgtatttagaagaatgggaataggcatggaaagatctcccatcaatctgagatcccgaactgcacaagtttaccccctaagacaaatgccaggcattggcaccgatggacaaaatatagtaactgtgcatgcaccctggactccaggtgatctctacaatttaactcaaaaattcccaaaaatcagggaagacccagaaaaatttcaggaagaattgcagactgttataaattgttataatccaacatgggctgacattaatcagctcatgcgatcgattttgcccaaggaaactatgctacatCTGTATGCTGCcagtacttggccagatcaaaacccagggattggccaagactttattgacaagagaaatgctttggttcaggcagttctcacaatttgcccaaaaaaggcagactggaccaaaataaatacctgtaaacaaaacaaaaatgaacaccccagtgactatttagaacgcctcaaacaggcatttgaacaatACTCAGGAATgaataacccagtcggaaatgctaaacaagcaatagtggcagcattcgtccagggacttaaccctaaaattgctgagaaaattcaaacagtaattattggctgggaaactaaagattcgacccaagtccttgctgcagctaaccattttcataacaaattggaacggtctaaagacaatgccgagtttaagttaatggccttacagatttctcagttgcagggtccaggtagaggaaggggacgaggatgggaaaggggaggcccgggtagattcaggagAAGAGacagatccttgagcccacaaaacccaggctatgggaaccaatgtcattattgcaagcaagaaggacatgggaaatcagaatgccccagcccccacctccacttcctgtcaattttcccagtgttgaataggacagcctgagggacaatgacatcattgctcctttgcttgctactgaccaatctggtccatttgttgaatgccttatttctggtaaacctgtctcctgtcttgtcgacaccggagcatcccgctccacactaaaggctgctgagtttccttttctaccttattctcctgaaactgtaaatgctgtcggtataggcagacaacctatcccacatcccgtctctgaacctgtctccatctctattggccctttgtctgaaaatcatgcctttcttcttagcccctgtgcacctgtcaaccttcttggtaaggatttgctgtgtaaactgggatgcgtgatttactgtagcccagatggtgtttaccttgaggtaccggaacatagggaaaccaagcttgtggctttgctaaccctggagtactctgatcctgacacttcctacttgcaagaagaactgttggcacgagtacctccacagctgtggtccacccatgcgaatgaagtggggcacatgctgagtgctgaaccagtgcgtatcatcctgaaccctgccaagccacttcctcgtgtcccacagtaccccatctcaaaggaagctgaggaagggatcaagcctgtcgtttcctcactccttgagcaagggattattgtcccgatacgctccccttgcaacacacctatcctacctgtcaaaaaacctggtaaagatacgtatcgctttctgcaagatcttcgagctgtaaatgccgctgttttacccgctttccccgtggtccctaaccctgccactattctttcctgtatcccttcagatgctacatatttcacagtagtggatctttgttctgcttttttctgtatccccgttcataaggatagccagtatctgtttgcatttacttatcagggatttcaatatacctggacaagactccctcagggatatacagagtccccaaccctgttttcccagatcctaaaaaaggatttggatcctatcatgttcaaaggggggtccacccttgttcagtatgttgatgatctattgttagcctcacccactttggaggcctgtaagcaagatactttgacactcctcacagctttagctcagaaaggccacaaggcctcaaaatctaaattgcagctctgcaagtctaaggtacattatttagggcatgatatctcagcaggagaatgacacctttcccctagtagagttgaagctatcctcaacattcccaaacctatgactagaaaacagatgaggggattcttaggtgcaacaggttattgtagacagtggatcctgggttatgctgcttttgcaaaacccttgcaagcattcactcatgataccaccccggaacccctcccttggacacctgaagccgaacaagcatttgtggcccttaagcaagccctcactcttgctcccgctcttggacttcctaattataagaaaccctttaccttgttttgtcatgaacgggaaggaatcgctttaggagtactcactcagctgcatggtgaaaagcatcgcccaattgcatattacagctctgcccttgatcccgtagctgcgggacttcctccttgcctccgttcagttgcagctgctgccttgttggttgaaaaggcagattctctagttttgggacactctttaaccattgcagttccacatgctgtgatggcccttctcctcaagggcaaaactcagcacatttccaattcccatcTTACTAAATAtaagaaacttctactgtcagctgcaaatgtaaccttaaatcgctgttcaattctgaatcctgcgtcacttctgcctattgcctctgatggtgagcctcatgattgcctgtctatcacaactcaattgttaacccctcgaactgacctcaaggacattcctatcctgaactctgaccttgttttgtttgttgatggttcctgtcttagaaatgatgcaggcaaattagttgcgggatatgcagtatgcactcagtatgctgttttggaagcctattctttaccccaagctcgttctgctcaagttgctgaactcattgctttaacacgtgcttgcattcttgcaaaaaatcaaaccacaaccatttatactgactctaagtatgcttttggtgttgttcatgattttggacaaatctggaaacaaagagggttcctcacttcatcagggacccaaatcagtcatgatTGTTatataaaagcgctcttagaagctgttcaattgcctcttgctattgctattgttaaatgtaaagctcatgagaaaccctttgatgatgtcgcatgaggaaatgatctggcagaccgttctgccagaaatgtggccctttctggcccacaggctcctaactctgtttttgtttgtttttcagcagaccagtctcctttggctagcctttcaagtctggcccttcttcaaaatcaggccccaaaaaaggaaataaatgactggttgcgtgcaggatgttcactgcaccccgactctctctggtgctccctggacggccgcctggtggcgcctagagagcttttgccacatcttgctcgtttaacccactctgtggcccatacgagcaaaggggggatgattgctacagtacaaagaaattggtttgccccaaattttccttccatggcacaacagtactgtagctcctgtcccatctgcttagctcacaacattgggcaacgggtaaaaacgacacccgcaacccatccccctccatggggaccgtttgtaaatctgcaaattgattttgtgcagctacctaagtgctgttcttatgagtacattcgtgttattattgatgtgttctctggatgggtggaagcctacccatgtgtacatgctgattccatcactgtaacaaagaaattgctcaaagaattcatccctagatttggattgcccctcacaatagatagtgactgcggcacccatttcacaggacagatagtaaaaaacatctgccaagcactcaacatacagcaacaactacactgtagttatcatccacaatcaagtggtgctgtagaacgtaaaaactctgatttaaaaacgcgcatttcgaagatttgtgctgaaacaggcctcaaatggcctgatgcgctgcccattgctcttatgcacattagaaacactgttaacagaaaacatggcctaaccccttatgaaatactcatggcacgacccatgaggatgccagctacaccacctgttgccccacaccaaacagacctacaattaactgatgaaactgtactaaattattgcaaggcattaatgaagtatgccaggtctgttcattcacaggtccaagaagccttacctcaaccaccggatgttccctgtcacaacctcgaaccaggggattggatctacgtaaaggtctatcaacggaaaaacgcacttcaacccagatggaaagaacctttccaggtacttctgaccactaattctgctgttcgttgccaaggtcaccaaacgtggactcacgcctcgcactgcaagaaggtatcacctccattggaccccgaagcagctgtattccaaccaaggttgagatctttccctgaggccaaggacaaagaccctcaggacctcactcaggcaagtgaggagcatcacggtgcaagtgctagtaacctcttccctgaacccaacacctcagcccagccagattcatcagttgaagaacgaagatatcatcttcggcctcgaagaaagtgagtgctcccattcggaagatcaccacctcgatcaagaccaagagccgacattatcagtcctttaggtaacttgagcccagaggacgaagaaagactttggctgccatcctgggtttggctggtagtgttctttttcttactggtgctggttatgtttgttgttaagattctttgtccctcctgtatctaaaaatggcactgatatccttatatattacacttgggtatctcagtatcacccaaggggggtgggaaaaaaatttgtatttgcagatctcccgtacggtggctcaagctggaaataaaagtgactgctggatatgctctcacagcccagcgcacctacaccaaggaatcccaatgatcagagtaccaatatccctccagcaatggggaacaataaatggcggcttcgttagacactactcgttagctgcccatcggtccgctcctaaagaatggagggccgcccctgctaactggataatctccccaagggtaggggcgcctttctgttacagatccaacaacactggagcttataataaagccacacctgtaggacactaccctcattgcctaactactctagattatagccctagtagcaccagtggaatcctgttgggtaacgtaccctctctcaattgtacaggattcatggtctacaacttttctaaagaacctcatgttgctctcattgcaaacagatcggcaTTTTACATTGACTctaattttacttcttgtaatatatctcggtccagcaggatagcagctaaacgtggtccgtcctatacgatgcatatcaatcgaaagtgccggatatggcacaacacctgtcgagatttgagtaccctttctgccccaggcctttactggctctgcggaaacagggctcataaaatcttgccctggaattgggtgggggcatgcactcttggacgtgttatccctgctttcgaaatgcatagtgcaatatatctggaacaagtaaaaaatttcaaccatcacatgaaaagggcggttaaccccttagctaccagaaacacagggttccatcaatttgtgagaaccttcatactgtggcttggagtaagagaattggaactagccataattaacatttcagccacaatggaagctatgggaaatgccactgcggatacaattcaggctctgcaagaagagatctcccagatctcacaagtaactatacaacaccgcatagccctagattacctattggtatcccagggaggagtatgtgccttagtaaactccacctgttgtgtctatgtcaatcaggacatgcgaatcgaaactgacattcacaaaatccgaaatcagttaagggtcttacatcaagtggcctcagaaaatactgactggggtctagaagaaatgtggtcttggctaacctcctggctcccagatttcagggcccttggcaagaaaatcctgtatggaatattgtttgtcttgatagttctgataatgttttatgtcttagtgcaactgatcctctgctgtgtaaaagccagcaggagaagctttagcaaggcaagaaaacccacagcagagtctagaataatggtgttacaaaagtgtgagcagattgaaagaaaacatgaaaggctgcatgatgaaacagaggggctcatgagaatggaagtttaaggctaaagtgagactaaatagtctcaaagggggggactgtggaatcagaaaaaatatatgccttaaactttgattattttagttataagatgacataaccgctttgtggagaattgctggctctgtatagtaaaacagataagagaaagtgtttgttctttgtaactcctctgcaactgcttcgctcaccacggccttgaagatagcaaaaaaatatatacaaatctgatttccaggtgcaagaaggaggtttgtgaactaacctcacctcccccattagttcccatcctgattacagcaaagaaatgaaataatattatagccgcttttcatgctaatttcactatatgatcacgtgagttgtaagcaactgttaaaaagtatataagcctcctgattttgctcttggggggggaccccttccaagtgcttgggaaatccatgtcactttggaatcccccctacagctgtagtttcttttgaataaaagcttctgctgacctgacccaaaagtatgctgcgtgtgtttccaagacaccaggatgcaggtccagttgcagctgtccacccccactgccacccctgtGGTACCCCTctctctccacccacagccccctggccctgctaggccccctcactccccagccacagcctcccaccccccagccctatcagagggggcctccagctgccagggctatggggccagggacccaggtccgcagGCCCCTCACCCCCGCAGCAGCACCCGAGCCCGGGCTGCCGCCTGTGGGAGGTTGTGGCCGCTGCAGCAGAATGGAGCGTGGAGCctggtccccctcccccatgggtggcacagctggagcagagcccagcaatggctgtaccaagcttccccaccctgctctaccAGCTTTCGCCCACTGGGCCACGGAGGCCctggaagggggcggggggcaggagacaggagggtggggagcctgagctgGCAGCGGgcagcctgtccctgcccccaacccatgcacaaatctgggggcatctgccccccattcaccccccaggagtgtgcgcagtggcagagagccagcctccccaccctccagatAAGCTgcccgcagctctgtcccactccccacccgggccctgcagctgcacattccagccctgggccccaagccccacacattgcccaggctgggcagtagccccagcacagccccaac harbors:
- the LOC132249601 gene encoding endogenous retroviral envelope protein HEMO-like; its protein translation is MALISLYITLGYLSITQGGWEKNLYLQISRTVAQAGNKSDCWICSHSPAHLHQGIPMIRVPISLQQWGTINGGFVRHYSLAAHRSAPKEWRAAPANWIISPRVGAPFCYRSNNTGAYNKATPVGHYPHCLTTLDYSPSSTSGILLGNVPSLNCTGFMVYNFSKEPHVALIANRSAFYIDSNFTSCNISRSSRIAAKRGPSYTMHINRKCRIWHNTCRDLSTLSAPGLYWLCGNRAHKILPWNWVGACTLGRVIPAFEMHSAIYLEQVKNFNHHMKRAVNPLATRNTGFHQFVRTFILWLGVRELELAIINISATMEAMGNATADTIQALQEEISQISQVTIQHRIALDYLLVSQGGVCALVNSTCCVYVNQDMRIETDIHKIRNQLRVLHQVASENTDWGLEEMWSWLTSWLPDFRALGKKILYGILFVLIVLIMFYVLVQLILCCVKASRRSFSKARKPTAESRIMVLQKCEQIERKHERLHDETEGLMRMEV